One region of Danio rerio strain Tuebingen ecotype United States chromosome 5, GRCz12tu, whole genome shotgun sequence genomic DNA includes:
- the si:ch211-12e13.1 gene encoding uncharacterized protein si:ch211-12e13.1, which translates to MDRVSTLVAVASGVSVVYLFHSVFYSSHVIFKTQTVFESQTHLPASLYLMTRYFYQSLRKKRGQMREDKETNDELVLTLINCRYDGTSLRRFCSVSGYGWDYPDSVFRDLPLCFPEFLFKRLITMIVCSDRFKLCPSGLLVVCETVSLSEAVDELKKGPFSLQASVYEYRTVSSGVEVDLTLRASRHQRPVWSSTVTLLSPRSTHTPEAQPDLNITHDPASERCISLAVPWSSAVRCAWVFGDVFGWWRLTRPAAHPLWMLAKCIAEMEKHKGVEVVRAPLTVSVWYKQPVCLPRKVNIRVSENTSETTALFSMEEQRTGTLFVSGQIKRLTTEKAE; encoded by the exons ATGGATCGTGTTAGCACGCTAGTCGCTGTAGCGTCAGGTGTATCTGTGGTTTACCTCTTTCACTCAGTGTTTTACTCGTCTCACGTTATATTTAAAACCCAAACTGTATTTGAATCCCAAACACACCTGCCAGCCTCTCTTTACCTCATGACCAGATACTTTTATCAGTCTCTCCGAAAAAAACGTGGACAAATGAGAGAAGACAAAGAAACAAACGACGAACTTGTTTTAACTTTGATTAACTGCAG GTATGATGGAACGTCTTTAAGGAGATTCTGCAGTGTTTCTGGTTATGGTTGGGATTATCCTGACAGTGTCTTCAGAGATCTTCCCTTGTGCTTCCCTGAGTTTCTCTTCAAAAGGCTGATCACCATGATTGTGTGCTCGGACAGATTCAAGCTGTGCCCTTCTG GTCTGCTGGTTGTCTGTGAGACCGTGAGTCTGTCTGAGGCTGTGGATGAGCTGAAGAAAGGGCCTTTTTCCCTCCAGGCCTCAGTGTATGAGTACAGGACTGTGAGTTCAGGAGTGGAGGTCGATCTGACTTTAAGAGCATCCAGGCATCAGCGGCCCGTATGGAGCAGCACAGTGACTCTGCTGTCTCctagaagcacacacacacctgaagctCAGCCTGACTTAAACATCACACATG ATCCTGCTTCAGAGAGGTGTATCAGTCTGGCTGTTCCGTGGTCCAGCGCTGTGAGATGTGCTTGGGTGTTTGGTGATGTGTTTGGTTGGTGGAGGCTTACCCGTCCCGCTGCTCACCCGCTGTGGATGCTCGCCAAGTGCATAGCAGAGATGGAGAAGCACAAAG GAGTTGAAGTGGTGAGAGCTCCTCTAACTGTGTCCGTCTGGTACAAACAGCCTGTGTGTTTACCAAGGAAAGTCAACATCAGAGTCAGTGAAAACACTTCTGAAACCACAGCATTGTTTTCAATGGAGGAGCAGAGAACCGGGACCCTGTTTGTCTCAGGACAGATAAAACGACTGACCACTGAAAAGGCAGAATGA